Proteins co-encoded in one Setaria viridis chromosome 9, Setaria_viridis_v4.0, whole genome shotgun sequence genomic window:
- the LOC117838519 gene encoding protein NRT1/ PTR FAMILY 5.2 — translation MVAEKAPSGAAGSLAMESGGDLRAEEYAQDGSVDLRGNPVLRSERGGWTACFFIVVYELFERMAYYGIASNLIIYLTDHLHQGTVEASNNVTNWSGTVFLTPLLGAYIADAYLGRYWTFVAGSAIYFVGMVLLVLSVSLPALKPPPCHGSVCPKVSALQLGVYFGGLYIVALGNGGTKPNISTIGADQFDEFDPREKMHKLSFFNWWMFTIFLGILFSSTVLVYLQDNVSWSVGYGIPTLGLMVSIAIFLAGTKLYRHRLPQGSPFTSMGKVVAATLCKWNVPVPADAKELHELDVEEYTRKRKFRMDSTNTMRFLNKAAVKVKDDVGNGGSPAKWSLCTVTQVEETKQIMKLVPLLVTMFVPCTLIAQTNTLFVKQGATMNRHMGRRRFQIPPASLGAFVTLTMLVAVVVYDLVFVKAVRRYTKNPRGITILKRMGIGMFLQVVTMAIASAIESQRLAYARRHGLDITGGELRLTIFALLPQFVLMGLADAFLVVGKIEFFYDQAPQSMKSLGTAMSLTAYGIGNILSSFLLSTVTRITRDRGNAWVTNNLNASNLDYYYAFLAVLGGINFFAFLALSAMYRYKAESTETIDIAMGLEAEKAKLQAEPLG, via the exons ATGGTTGCCGAGAAGGCTCCTTCCGGGGCTGCTGGGAGCCTGGCCATGGAGAGCGGCGGCGACCTGCGGGCGGAGGAGTACGCGCAGGACGGGTCCGTGGACCTGCGCGGCAACCCCGTGCTCCGCTCCGAGCGCGGCGGCTGGACGGCTTGCTTCTTCATCGTCG TGTACGAGCTGTTCGAGCGGATGGCGTACTACGGCATCGCGTCGAACCTGATCATCTACCTGACGGACCATCTCCACCAGGGCACCGTGGAGGCCTCCAACAACGTCACCAACTGGTCCGGCACCGTCTTCCTCACGCCGCTGCTCGGAGCCTACATCGCCGACGCATACCTCGGCAGGTACTGGACCTTCGTCGCCGGCTCCGCCATATACTTCGTG GGAATGGTGTTGCTGGTGCTGTCGGTCTCCCTGCCGGCGCTGAAACCGCCGCCGTGCCACGGCAGCGTGTGCCCGAAGGTCTCAGCCCTGCAGCTCGGCGTCTACTTCGGCGGGCTGTACATCGTGGCCTTGGGCAACGGCGGCACCAAGCCCAACATCTCCACCATCGGCGCCGACCAGTTCGACGAGTTCGACCCGCGGGAGAAGATGCACAAGCTCTCCTTCTTCAATTGGTGGATGTTCACCATCTTCCTGGgcatcctcttctcctccaccgtCCTCGTCTACCTCCAGGACAACGTGAGCTGGTCCGTCGGGTACGGCATCCCCACGCTGGGTCTCATGGTCTCCATCGCCATATTCCTCGCCGGCACCAAGCTGTACCGCCACAGGTTGCCGCAGGGCAGTCCGTTCACGAGCATGGGCAAAGTGGTCGCCGCCACGCTCTGCAAGTGGAACGTCCCCGTCCCGGCCGACGCCAAGGAGCTGCACGAGCTGGACGTCGAGGAGTACACCAGGAAGCGCAAGTTCCGGATGGACTCCACCAACACCATGAGGTTCCTGAACAAGGCCGCCGTGAAGGTGAAGGATGACGTCGGcaacggcggctcgccggcgaagTGGAGCCTGTGCACGGTGACCCAGGTGGAGGAGACGAAGCAGATCATGAAGCTGGTGCCGCTCCTGGTGACCATGTTCGTGCCGTGCACGCTGATCGCGCAGACCAACACCCTGTTCGTGAAGCAGGGCGCGACGATGAACCGGCACATGGGCCGCCGGCGCTTCCAGATCCCGCCGGCGAGCCTCGGCGCGTTCGTGACGCTGACCatgctcgtcgccgtcgtcgtctacGACCTGGTCTTCGTCAAGGCCGTGCGTCGGTACACCAAGAACCCGCGTGGGATCACCATCCTTAAGCGGATGGGCATCGGCATGTTCCTTCAGGTGGTGACGATGGCGATCGCGTCGGCGATCGAGAGCCAGAGGCTGGCGTACGCGCGGCGCCACGGTCTGGACatcaccggcggcgagctccggcTCACCATCTTCGCGCTCCTGCCGCAGTTCGTGCTGATGGGCCTTGCCGACGCGTTCCTGGTAGTGGGCAAGATCGAGTTCTTCTACGACCAGGCGCCGCAGAGCATGAAGAGCCTGGGCACGGCCATGTCCCTGACGGCGTATGGCATCGGCAACATTCTCAGCAGCTTCCTGCTGTCCACGGTGACGCGCATCACGCGCGACCGAGGGAACGCCTGGGTCACCAACAACCTCAACGCCTCCAACCTCGACTACTACTACGCGTTCCTCGCCGTGCTCGGCGGCATCAACTTCTTCGCCTTCCTCGCGCTAAGCGCCATGTACAGGTACAAGGCCGAATCCACCGAGACGATCGACATTGCCATGGGCCTGGAGGCCGAGAAAGCCAAGCTCCAGGCGGAGCCATTGGGTTGA
- the LOC117838690 gene encoding protein unc-13 homolog, translating into MGRLQHQHRSRSASSFARSSETTATELDARSLGSIAAAAAEPVDCPFGGVDGLSRAELREAAYEVFFMSCRAAGGRGGGLNYYPAGGDGGGDGSPTIGAGPRGGTGMNVVSSRVKRALGLKARRASQPTTVRSSMSASSAPGSPGRMRAMRDQAPGSPGRMRSMRDHAPGSPGKARRPMTSAEIMRQQMRVTDQSDARLRKTLMRTLVGQVGKKAETIILPLELLRQLKLTDFADSDEHHQWQRRQLKLLEAGLILHPSLPLDRLNAPVLRFREIMQAADARAIDTGKASDTMRALCDAVLALAWRSAPGTGHPGEACHWADGYPLNVLLYVSLLQAIFDLKDATVVLDEVDELLELMKRTWTTLGMDKMLHNVCFAWIFFQQYVATGQIEPDLAGAALIMLTDVATDAKQENRDPVYALVLSSVLGAIHDWSEKRLLEYHERYGKGMAGTGVGAMENALSLALSTSKIIAESVPGMGVAFAESEHEGGGVGSFAGDRVDYYVRCSMRSAFTKVLENELGQGNSMIINRDDEPSEILVRLAKDTEQLARSEHDSFSPVLKRWHPFPGAAAVVTLHSCYGVVLKQYLAKATCLTNELVHVLHAAGRLEKALVQMVVEDVADSDDGGKSVVREVVPYDVESLVLRFLKTWIEERLRIAKECLLRAKDTESWIPKSKGEQYARSAVELMKLAKATVDEFFGIPVTARDGMVQDLADGLGAIFQEYISFLSSCGNMQSYLPSLPPLTRCNQDSRIIRLWRRAASPCRTTVTSPRGGVYHGQSASFSGGNNPRPSTSRGTQRLYIRLNTLHYLLSHIHALDKSLSFFSHGRCSSPTSSAAGRHLAQSNHFDHPRAAAQSAIIRVAEVAAYRLIFLDSHHSFYGGLYVGAVADARIRPALRTLKQNLSFLVSVLVDRAQPVAVREVMKASFQAFLMVLLAGGSERSFTTEEHAIIEEDFRSLKRAFCTRGEGLVAEEVVEAEAQAAEGVVALMGQPTEQLVEEFGIAACETTGAVSPRQPLPMPPTTMWWSRTDPNTILRVLCHRDDEVASHFLKRTFQLPKRR; encoded by the exons ATGGGGCGCCTCCAGCACCAGCACCGTTCGCGGTCCGCCTCCTCCTTCGCACGCTCCTCGGAGACCACCGCCACCGAGCTCGACGCGCGCAGCCTcggctccatcgccgccgccgccgcggaacCCGTCGACTGCCCCTTCGGAGGCGTCGATGGCCTCTCCCGCGCCGAGCTCCGGGAGGCCGCGTACGAGGTGTTCTTCATGTCGtgccgcgcggccggcgggaggggaggagggctaAACTATTacccggcgggtggcgacggcggaggggacgggtCGCCGACGATCGGGGCCGGGCCGAGAGGCGGCACGGGGATGAACGTCGTCAGCAGCAGGGTCAAGCGGGCGCTGGGGCTCAAGGCGCGGCGGGCGTCGCAGCCCACCACCGTGCGGAGCAGCATGAGCGCGTCGTCCGCGCCGGGGTCCCCCGGCCGGATGCGCGCGATGCGAGACCAGGCGCCGGGGTCGCCCGGCCGTATGCGCTCGATGCGAGACCACGCGCCGGGGTCGCCGGGGAAGGCGAGGCGGCCGATGACCTCGGCCGAGATCATGCGGCAGCAGATGCGGGTCACGGATCAGAGCGACGCCCGCCTGCGCAAGACGCTCATGCGTACCCTCGTCGGCCAG GTGGGGAAGAAGGCGGAGACGATCATCCTGCCGCTCGAGCTTCTCCGGCAGCTGAAGCTCACCGACTTCGCCGACAGTGACGAGCACCACCAGTGGCAGCGCCGGCAGCTCAAGCTCCTGGAGGCGGGGCTAATCCTCCACCCGTCCCTCCCCCTCGACCGCCTCAACGCCCCCGTGCTCCGGTTCCGGGAGATCATGCAGGCCGCCGACGCCCGCGCCATCGACACCGGCAAGGCCTCGGACACCATGCGCGCCCTCTGCGACGCCGTGCTCGCCCTCGCCTGGCGCTCGGCTCCCGGCACCGGGCACCCCGGCGAGGCCTGCCACTGGGCCGATGGCTACCCTCTCAACGTGCTCCTCTACGTGTCGCTGCTCCAGGCCATCTTTGACCTCAAGGACGCGACCGTCGTGCTCGACGAGGTGGATGAACTCCTCGAGCTCATGAAGCGGACCTGGACGACGCTAGGAATGGATAAGATGCTGCATAACGTATGCTTCGCTTGGATCTTCTTCCAGCAGTACGTGGCCACGGGGCAGATCGAgccggacctcgccggcgccgcgctcaTAATGCTCACGGACGTGGCAACCGACGCCAAGCAGGAGAACCGTGACCCGGTGTATGCCCTGGTGCTCTCCAGCGTTCTCGGGGCCATACATGACTGGTCGGAGAAACGGCTGCTAGAATACCATGAGAGGTACGGGAAGGGCATGGCTGGCACTGGCGTTGGCGCCATGGAAAATGCCCTGTCGCTGGCACTTTCCACGAGCAAGATCATCGCAGAGAGCGTGCCGGGCATGGGCGTCGCTTTCGCGGAGTCCGAGCAcgaaggcggcggcgtaggGAGCTTCGCCGGCGACCGTGTCGATTACTACGTGAGGTGCTCCATGAGAAGTGCCTTCACCAAG GTACTAGAGAACGAACTTGGGCAAGGAAACAGCATGATCATCAACCGCGACGACGAGCCCAGCGAGATCCTGGTACGGCTCGCCAAGGACACCGAACAGCTCGCGCGGTCCGAGCACGATAGCTTTAGCCCCGTGCTGAAGCGGTGGCACCCGTTCCCAGGCGCGGCCGCCGTGGTCACGCTCCACAGCTGCTATGGCGTCGTGCTCAAGCAGTACCTGGCCAAGGCCACCTGCCTGACCAACGAGCTCGTGCACGTGCTGCACGCGGCGGGCAGGCTCGAGAAGGCCCTGGTGCAGATGGTGGTGGAGGATGTGGCGGacagcgacgacggcggcaAGTCGGtggtgagggaggtggtccCCTACGACGTCGAGTCCCTTGTTCTGCGCTTCCTCAAAACTTGGATCGAGGAGAGGCTCAGGATTGCCAAGGAGTGCCTCCTAAGAGCCAAAGATACCGAG AGCTGGATACCGAAGTCCAAAGGCGAGCAATATGCGCGATCGGCGGTGGAGCTGATGAAGCTGGCCAAGGCGACCGTCGACGAGTTCTTTGGTATCCCAGTGACAGCGAGGGACGGCATGGTTcaagacctcgctgacggcCTGGGGGCGATCTTTCAAGAGTACATCTCCTTCCTCTCGTCTTGCG GCAATATGCAGAGCTACCTCCCGTCGTTGCCGCCGCTGACGAGGTGCAACCAGGACTCGAGGATCATCAGGCTCTGGAGGAGGGCAGCGTCGCCGTGCCGAACCACCGTGACGAGCCCGCGCGGCGGCGTGTACCACGGCCAGAGCGCGTCCTTCTCCGGCGGCAACAACCCGCGCCCGTCCACGAGCCGCGGCacgcagcgcctctacatccgGCTCAACACCCTCCACTACCTGCTCAGCCACATCCACGCGCTCGACAAGTCGCTGTCCTTCTTCTCTCACGGCAGGTGCAGCTCGCCgacgtcctccgccgccggccgccacctcgCGCAGTCCAACCACTTCGACCATCCCCGCGCCGCGGCCCAGTCGGCGATCATTCGTGTCGCCGAGGTCGCCGCGTACCGCCTCATCTTCTTGGACTCGCACCACTCCTTCTACGGCGGCCTCTACGTCGGCGCCGTCGCGGACGCCCGCATCCGCCCCGCGCTCCGCACGCTCAAGCAGAACCTGTCGTTCCTCGTCTCCGTCCTCGTCGACCGCGCGCAGCCGGTGGCCGTTCGGGAGGTGATGAAGGCCTCGTTCCAGGCGTTCTTGATGGtcctgctcgccggcggcagcgagaGGAGCTTCACGACGGAGGAGCACGCCATTATCGAGGAGGACTTCCGGAGCCTGAAGCGAGCCTTCTGCACGCGTGGCGAGGGCCTGGTGGCCGAGGAGGTGGTCGAGGCCGAGGCCCAAGCAGCAGAAGGCGTCGTCGCGCTCATGGGCCAGCCGACGGAGCAGCTCGTGGAGGAGTTCGGCATCGCGGCGTGCGAGACCACCGGGGCGGTCTCCCCCAGGCAGCCGCTACCAATGCCGCCGACGACCATGTGGTGGAGCCGCACGGACCCAAACACCATCCTGCGCGTGCTGTGCCACCGCGATGACGAGGTCGCCAGCCACTTCCTGAAGCGCACGTTCCAGCTTCCCAAGAGGCGGTAA
- the LOC117838692 gene encoding uncharacterized protein, producing the protein MGCFLGCFGGAKERRRRRKRSPAQSPNGRARAATRVTPKKVDLDGEAVSAAAPLLATLLELRDSTDDMCLAVVKKKVTFDPNVTTYEAAAIPEEDGEGADPEDDGASREKDWMLAPECAKSEAVPFNHRYSNCADSDNDSEYEDAEEEEYDEFEDDEEDEEEEDGLDECAIDDDDEEHGLLGIGRSEEEACESLFLLPISKTSKESGGQVAAPGVAAPEAPSVLNSVENLTQWKEAKPRAAAAPKSSDKENVTLGQENRMGLLAEPAVPAKKKDERPAGSDYSYTPSTPSKQEASVDASLSTWLGSSGTPESNSVRSYSPISREDRPILGALTVEDIKISSANSSPRRSRSPSPSPDDMPILGTVGAYWNCSAKGADPVTRGGFMRTRTRFG; encoded by the exons ATGGGCTGCTTCCTTGGCTGCTTCGGGGGGGCcaaggagcgccgccgccgccgcaagcggTCTCCGGCACAGTCCCCCAACGGCCGCGCCCGG GCCGCGACGCGGGTTACGCCGAAGAAGGTCGATTTGGATGGGGaggccgtctccgccgccgcgccgctcctggCGACGCTCCTCGAGCTGAG GGACTCCACGGATGACATGTGCTTGGCCgtcgtgaagaagaaggtgacgTTCGATCCCAACGTCACCACCTACGAGGCGGCCGCGAtcccggaggaggacggcgagggaGCCGATCCGGAGGATGATGGGGCTAGCAGGGAGAAGGACTGGATGCTGGCGCCGGAGTGCGCCAAGTCCGAGGCCGTCCCCTTCAACCACAGGTACAGCAACTGCGCCGACAGTGACAACGACAGCGAGTACGAGGACGCCGAGGAGGAAGAGTACGACGAATTcgaagacgacgaggaggatgaggaggaagaggacgggCTCGATGAGTGCGccatcgacgacgacgatgaagagCACGGTCTCCTCGGCATTGGGCGTAGCGAGGAGGAGGCCTGCGAGTCGCTCTTCCTGCTCCCGATCAGCAAGACGTCCAAGGAGAGCGGCGGCCAGGTAGCGGCGCCAGGCGTCGCCGCGCCAGAGGCCCCTTCGGTGCTTAACTCGGTGGAGAACCTCACCCAGTGGAAGGAAGCCaagccccgcgccgccgccgcgccgaagTCCTCGGACAAAGAGAACGTCACGCTTGGGCAGGAGAACCGGATGGGTCTCCTCGCCGAGCCAGCGGTGCCGGCCAAGAAGAAGGACGAGAGGCCGGCGGGATCGGACTACAGCTACACCCCCAGCACGCCGAGCAAGCAGGAGGCCTCCGTGGACGCCAGCCTCTCCACATGGCTCGGTTCCTCGGGAACGCCTGAGAGCAACTCGGTCCGGTCCTACTCGCCGATCAGCCGGGAGGACAGGCCGATCCTTGGGGCCCTGACCGTGGAGGACATCAAGATATCGTCGGCTAACTCGTCACCGAGGAGGTCGAGATCCCCAAGCCCGAGCCCGGATGACATGCCGATCCTTGGGACGGTGGGGGCTTACTGGAACTGCAGTGCTAAGGGGGCTGATCCGGTGACAAGAGGGGGGTTTATGAGGACCAGAACCAGATTTGGCTAG
- the LOC117838693 gene encoding uncharacterized protein, which translates to MDRRILRSASCNGSGKNPPPSSPVAVSRSASVAGAGSKDDAAAGERKALLPRQPPGGMARKGRKPSNRRVQWKDSHGKKLTEVLEFQPSDSSDSDDEYLDTCICSIM; encoded by the exons ATGGATCGCCGCATCCTCAGGAGCGCGTCGTGCAACGGCAGCGGTAAGAACccgcccccttcctctcctgtGGCGGTGTCACGGTCCGCGTCGGTCGCGGGCGCCGGCTCCAAGGACGACGCAGCTGCCGGCGAGCGCAAGGCACTTCTGCCGCGGCAGCCTCCCGGCGGCATGGCGCGGAAGGGCCGCAAGCCGTCCAACCGACGTGTGCAGTGGAAGGATAGTCATGGCAAGAAGCTCACCGAGGTCTTGGAGTTCCAACCTAG TGACTCAAGCGACTCAGATGACGAATATCTGGATACTTGCATATGCTCAATCATGTAA